In Microplitis mediator isolate UGA2020A chromosome 2, iyMicMedi2.1, whole genome shotgun sequence, a single window of DNA contains:
- the LOC130662980 gene encoding proteasome adapter and scaffold protein ECM29 — protein MAAATDELMLLERVFLCLGNADTDEQLQASVCKFLPPVLLKLSSPQEGVRKKVMGLLIHINRRVKSRPKVQLPVEALLLQYQDPAASSFVINFTIIYIKLGYPRMEMKKQSELIPSVLNAIEGKPLSHQDSLLLMIMPALGNLEIPLSAEKRAALLGLQDKPYVAKQLINFMLDMLLLPYGSVGQAESRDPGQPIDWSQYPVPPGLSEYAFKRVIGENPPVAEKLEQVKLGIVKFLAGGFFPESDILIHLIVAAADTRFSVANLADVELKKIVSTLDWSSMQLALPLYTLFLGTSALGTQKDVKPEMKRHAANTRIRLKLLQYLCRVTKAGFIIPPSIQVVFDSLYGNNTNKKLKTLALDFTLNMVQQCSFGSLSRVAGVILNGMVKLISEGEPEHIAIAYTIIGQLGQRIPSLVNKDSSLVQQFFKALTSTDADMRRTVRDALIAMSSAFVLNRTDECGISTMTALLSTYIESEEPSVRSVAVHYVATIFPADHAPSRYLLLIACGDDKNEVSADATKALYGTAHRNERYKADAKEYQLPNFPEMIVYVNQNTQTRINSNTKFSIGSHVLPYNVTTFNEIINYLRLCLARSARIPFREGPIDNHPCQHTPTIAKYLKELVAEDKKYLDNYIELITTLCHATADKIPLVALLEIVGTVPQSMTSCFVKELPWIRTLLTSTKAEVRELAAKINAIVMEFNSSNDEFELQATEFINSTKNKTLETQHGSLLALSHMIERKLTVRKPSEPVENLLKWKIYNDIVQTICSFLTSTTVLLADAATQGIGIIGKVFPLPLISARDDDNVLSKKKIVDNLFAILLNAKMNSKIKENAIQSLGQLCIGEIFPHTKLIIEKFIGYAKETKDVGIHFSIAEALVLCVQGPASKEARDIWTTPADEHNQNFSQESDNFLVFLLDQLLKLASEPHPNSRQAICIWLLSILRHNDKRQHVIERLPSIQNAFSDFLSENNDIVQDVASKGICLVYNTSEKTGRDDLVSNLMNQLTEGRRAVQQVTPDTKLFEEGQLGKAPTGGTITTYKEICSLASDLNKPDLIYNFLQLANHNAVWTSKKGAAFGFSAIASVAKDELNKYLPSIIPKLYRYQFDPTPKIQQSMSNIWHDIVPSTSKALEQYHDEIINDLKSNLTHNHWRVRMSCCLALSDLFKSNAPIDYAKHAPELWKQLFRVMDDIHEDTRNSATNTARLLSKVCIRECDPNHGKSGERVLQSVLPIFLETGILHNVKPIRALSLQTVSQLVSTAGVLLKPSLVNLIPALLTATDMEHEGLVYMSTKYSAQAEIQEALDRVRSNEAKTHHATETVRKCTQYIDAAILQELMPKVIELIKSSIGLGSKVSISHFLILLSLQMKQELQPYAGKLCSALMNGLTDRNATVRKTNAVTIGHIIGSAKDSSVEKIFNTLNTWYNEREDDAIRLAIGQTLQSINNHNHEVLKKFSDIVIPLTFFAMHAIKVPANNETVELWTDLWGEIAHGTETTVKQNLNLIISTLNRALESASWTTKAQAANAVSTVAVKVGSSMDDEARNGLLKILITGLQGRTWNGKERLVLALATLACHSKEALSKDAALTTSVIDALYKESKKDNIEYRRHALKAFADVLHELEIDRFTQLYDIAQEILIKMSKKNTDDDDDDDKIEKTSEEMTKKREDQMKLQETVYEALGKAWPSSRSSKDTQDKYCLQIIAHCHDTLSSSTRAIQVAIMTTLTHFVEKLIFLQLNYSELSKDDAAKLNTICETLYQILKISIGISKYTRIRKEALNIILVLSKKLIDSGNDQQLESLKKLFCQLLSNELASDNQPEIRTRVVDIKAIFKL, from the exons ATGGCAGCAGCAACTGACGAATtaa TGCTCTTGGAGCGAGTTTTTCTGTGCTTAGGAAATGCTGATACTGATGAGCAGCTCCAGGCGTCGGTGTGCAAATTTTTGCCACCGGTTTTGCTTAAATTGTCAAGCCCGCAAGAAGGTGTCAGGAAAAAAGTAATGGGTCTTTTGATACATATCAATAGACGTGTTAAAAGTCGTCCGAAAGTTCAGCTTCCAGTAGAAGCTCTGCTGCTTCAATATCAAGATCCAGCTGCTAGTTCTTTTGTCATC aactttacaataatttatatcaaactTGGTTACCCAAGGATGGAAATGAAAAAACAGTCAGAATTAATACCTAGTGTTTTAAATGCTATCGAAGGAAAGCCATTATCACATCAAGACAg tttattactGATGATAATGCCAGCATTGGGTAATCTTGAGATACCACTGAGTGCCGAGAAACGAGCAGCACTTCTGGGTCTGCAAGACAAACCATACGTAGCAAAACAACTGATCAATTTTATGCTGGACATGTTACTTCTGCCGTACGGATCTGTGGGTCAAGCTGAGAGCCGGGATCCTGGGCAGCCGATAGACTGGTCGCAGTACCCAGTGCCCCCGGGTCTGAGCGAGTACGCATTCAAGCGCGTAATTGGAGAAAATCCGCCAGTTGCCGAAAAGCTGGAACAAGTAAAACTGGGAATCGTTAAATTTCTCGCAGGCGGTTTCTTTCCCGAGTCGGATATTTTGATCCACTTGATTGTCGCCGCAGCAGACACGCGATTCAGCGTAGCTAATTTAGCGGACGtcgagttgaaaaaaatagttagcACTCTAGATTGGTCATCGATGCAATTGGCGCTGCCGCTgtatactttatttttgggCACGAGCGCATTAGGAACCCAGAAGGACGTTAAGCCAGAAATGAAACGTCATGCGGCGAACACGAGGATACGTTTAAAGCTGCTGCAGTATCTGTGTCGTGTTACCAAGGCCGGGTTCATAATACCACCGAGTATACAAGTGGTGTTTGATTCCTTGTACGGTAACAATACAAACAAGAAACTCAAGACATTGGCTCTAGACTTTACGCTCAATATGGTCCAGCAGTGTAGCTTCGGGTCTCTGTCCCGCGTCGCTGGAGTTATCCTCAACGGGATGGTAAAATTGATATCCGAGGGTGAGCCAGAGCACATCGCGATAGCTTACACAATAATCGGACAACTCGGGCAGCGAATTCCGTCACTGGTCAACAAAGATTCGAGTCTAGTGCAGCAATTTTTCAAAGCCCTCACGTCAACAGACGCCGATATGAGACGCACAGTCCGCGACGCCTTGATAGCCATGTCCTCGGCATTTGTTTTGAACCGTACCGACGAGTGCGGTATTTCTACAATGACCGCATTACTCTCGACGTACATCGAATCCGAAGAGCCTAGTGTCAGATCAGTTGCCGTTCACTACGTGGCGACTATTTTTCCAGCAGATCATGCGCCCTCGCGCTACCTGCTGCTTATAGCCTGCGGTGATGACAAGAACGAGGTATCAGCAGATGCCACCAAAGCGCTTTACGGTACAGCCCATCGCAATGAACGGTACAAAGCCGACGCTAAGGAATACCAGCTCCCTAATTTCCCAGAGATGATTGTCTACGTTAATCAGAACACACAGACACGCATCAATTCTAAcactaaattttcaattggaaGTCATGTGCTACCTTACAATGTCACGACCTTCAATGAAATCATAAACTATTTGCGACTATGCTTGGCTAGGAGTGCGCGTATTCCATTTCGCGAGGGACCGATTGATAACCATCCGTGTCAACACACTCCTACAATTGCTAAATATCTAAAGGAACTTGTTGCCGAAGATAAAAAGTATCTTGACAATTACATCGAACTCATAACGACTCTGTGCCACGCCACTGCTGATAAAATTCCTCTTGTCGCGCTGCTGGAAATTGTCGGTACTGTTCCCCAGTCAATGACTAGTTGCTTTGTCAAAGAGTTGCCTTGGATTCGTACATTACTGACGTCAACCAAAGCCGAAGTACGTGAATTAGCAGCTAAAATAAATGCTATTGTAATGGAATTCAATAGTAGTAATGATGAATTTGAATTACAAGCGactgaatttattaattcaactaaaaataaaactctgGAAACGCAACACGGCTCATTGCTGGCATTGTCGCATATGATAGAGCGTAAGTTGACGGTACGGAAACCCAGTGAGCcggttgaaaatttattgaagtgGAAAATTTACAACGATATTGTACAGACAATATGTTCTTTTTTAACTAGTACTACTGTTTTACTTGCGGATGCGGCTACTCAAGGAATCGGTATAATTGGAAAAGTATTTCCGTTACCGCTGATATCTGCCAGAGATGACGATAATGTTTTGAGTAAAAAGAAGATTGTTGATAATTTGTTTGCGATACTACTTAACGCAAAGatgaatagtaaaataaaagagaatgCAATCCAGTCACTGGGACAACTTTGCATTGGAGAAATTTTTCCTcatactaaattaattattgaaaaattcattGGCTACGCAAAGGAAACTAAAGACGTAGGAATCCATTTCTCAATAGCCGAGGCTCTGGTGCTCTGTGTTCAGGGACCGGCCTCCAAAGAAGCCCGGGATATTTGGACAACGCCCGCTGATGAGCATAATCAAAACTTCTCGCAAGAGAGCGATAATTTCTTGGTATTTTTACTGGACCAATTGTTAAAATTAGCCAGCGAGCCGCATCCTAACTCACGTCAAGCGATCTGCATATGGCTGCTGTCAATTTTACGTCACAATGACAAGCGGCAGCATGTGATCGAGCGGCTTCCTAGTATACAGAACGCATTTTCCGATTTTCTGTCTGAAAATAATGATATCGTGCAGGATGTTGCGTCCAAGGGGATTTGTCTAGTCTACAATACGAGTGAGAAGACTGGTCGCGATGACCTGGTGTCTAATTTGATGAACCAGTTGACTGAGGGCCGTCGCGCAGTCCAGCAAGTTACGCCTGACACTAAATTATTTGAGGAAGGCCAGCTGGGGAAAGCACCAACCGGTGGAACGATAACAACTTACAAAGAAATATGTTCGTTGGCATCAGATTTAAACAAACCGGATCTCATTTACAATTTCTTGCAGTTGGCTAATCATAATGCCGTGTGGACCTCCAAGAAAGGCGCCGCCTTTGGATTCTCCGCTATCGCATCAGTCGCTAAAGACGAACTGAATAAATATTTGCCCAGCATTATCCCTAAATTGTACCGCTATCAGTTCGACCCGACTCCTAAGATCCAGCAGAGCATGTCCAACATTTGGCATGACATCGTGCCCTCGACATCAAAAGCTCTTGAGCAGTATCacgatgaaataataaatgatttgaagtCCAACTTGACTCACAATCACTGGCGAGTAAGAATGAGCTGCTGTCTTGCACTCTCGGATCTGTTTAAATCAAACGCCCCAATAGATTACGCCAAGCATGCTCCTGAATTGTGGAAACAATTGTTCCGCGTGATGGATGACATTCACGAGGACACGCGTAACAGTGCGACCAACACGGCCCGACTGCTGAGCAAAGTCTGCATACGTGAATGCGATCCAAATCACGGAAAGTCTGGCGAGCGAGTTCTGCAGTCAGTGCTGCCAATTTTCTTGGAGACTGGAATTTTACATAACGTAAAACCAATCCGCGCGCTATCACTGCAAACAGTTTCGCAATTAGTATCAACAGCTGGTGTTTTATTGAAGCCTTCATTGGTCAATCTGATCCCCGCGCTATTGACAGCCACGGACATGGAACATGAAGGTCTTGTGTACATGAGTACCAAATACAGCGCACAGGCTGAAATCCAAGAGGCTCTAGATCGTGTGAGATCCAACGAAGCAAAGACCCATCATGCTACTGAGACTGTACGCAAGTGCACCCAGTATATCGATGCGGCTATTCTGCAAGAACTGATGCCaaaagttattgaattaattaaatcgagCATTGGTCTGGGCTCAAAGGTATCAATAAGTCACTTTCTGATATTACTGAGCCTGCAAATGAAACAAGAATTGCAGCCGTACGCTGGAAAACTCTGCAGCGCTTTGATGAACGGATTAACTGATCGTAACGCAACTGTGCGCAAAACAAACGCCGTTACTATCGGGCATATTATTGGCTCCGCTAAAGATTCCAgcgttgaaaaaatattcaatactCTGAACACGTGGTACAACGAACGCGAAGACGATGCAATACGTCTAGCTATTGGACAGACACTACAGTCTATAAATAATCACAACCATGAAGTGCTGAAGAAGTTTTCTGACATCGTGATACCGCTGACTTTCTTTGCGATGCACGCGATAAAAGTACCCGCTAACAACGAAACCGTGGAGTTGTGGACTGATTTGTGGGGTGAGATCGCACATGGAACTGAGACGACAGTAAaacagaatttgaatttaattatcagtACTCTAAATCGCGCACTGGAGTCAGCATCCTGGACCACCAAAGCTCAGGCAGCAAATGCCGTGTCAACAGTCGCTGTAAAAGTCGGGTCATCGATGGACGACGAAGCGAGAAATGGgctactgaaaattttaatcaccGGATTGCAAGGACGCACGTGGAATGGAAAGGAGAGACTAGTTCTTGCTCTAGCAACTCTTGCCTGCCATAGCAAAGAAGCTCTGAGCAAAGACGCTGCTCTTACAACTTCAGTGATTGATGCTCTGTACAAAGAAAGCAAGAAAGACAATATCGAGTATCGTAGACATGCGTTGAAGGCGTTCGCGGACGTCCTCCATGAACTAGAAATAGACAGATTTACTCAGCTGTACGACATCGCCCAGGAAATATTGATAAAGATGTCAAAGAAAAATACAGACGACGATGACGACGACgacaaaattgaaaaaaccagCGAAGAGATGACCAAGAAGCGAGAAGACCAGATGAAATTACAAGAAACTGTTTATGAAGCACTCGGCAAAGCTTGGCCTTCATCTCGCTCCAGTAAAGATACTCAAGATAAATATTGTTTGCAAATAATAGCTCACTGTCATGACACTCTTTCCAGCAGCACTAGAGCCATTCAAGTCGCTATCATGACAACGCTCACTCACTTTGTCGagaaacttatatttttacaacttAATTACAGCGAACTGTCAAAGGATGATGCTGCTAAACTAAATACCATCTGCGAAACCTTGTAccagatattaaaaatatctattggGATATCAAAGTACACAAGAATAAGAAAAGAAGCGCTCAATATTATCCTGGtgctgtcaaaaaaattaattgatagcGGCAATGATCAACAACTAGAgtcgctaaaaaaattattctgtcaGTTGCTAAGCAACGAATTGGCTTCAGACAATCAGCCGGAAATACGGACACGTGTTGTTGACATAAaagctatttttaaattataa
- the LOC130662986 gene encoding protein penguin has product MKRKEVFDASSFVPKEKVKKLKSAGADDSGKNASKPKPKTEVNKSSKFSKPSKSSSKYEKNVPEESTEKPDWKVIKKERKELRAKRKCRKLSNIYEVSVQGKIISETMRRKNCPKEERAQLCQKLFKLFEGNFNKLVFSHDISRVIQMLIRFSDPQMLDSIAVELKPSFLNMLQSKYARNCIKKFFKYGTDKIRSEIFAACQGHVVQLLSHSVASPIMDYILYKKNKQDKHMRCWATEQIRNTFRQEFYGNMYKDSKDANIKSLADVFAKATDMKSATLSAVKINLTKVLNKNPNSLLIQSILAEYLSLCEPEDRGEFIAMLKNSIVGLTATKDGTKVAMVCMWHGTAKERKSMMKAIKDHVKDIATSEYGYLFILSMLDSVDDTVLVKKIFIPEFLTNLQEIVASEHGKKVVLYLVARRDTHHFHPNLVNLLSEGDNNLTSKKPADIRAKELLEAVIDPMLESIAGNVTSWLADGPAMLVTQAVLKAGRGEKLIDAFNAIAAFLINEESVLQHEGTDIKAIEHPGLHQVLKKLIVADKLLIEKSETTFGDLLIQKLDEKIIKQWIDLNRACFLIVFLLENERESVVNELKIKLKSLVPSLKNKNHQGADVLLKKMKNK; this is encoded by the coding sequence atgaaACGCAAAGAAGTATTTGACGCCTCGTCATTTGTACctaaagaaaaagtaaaaaaactaaaatcagCTGGAGCTGACGACTCTGGGAAAAATGCATCCAAACCTAAACCAAAAACAGAAGTTAACAAGTCATCGAAATTCAGCAAACCATCAAAATCTTCATCAAAATATGAAAAGAACGTTCCTGAAGAGTCTACTGAGAAACCCGACTggaaagtaattaaaaaagaacGCAAAGAATTGCGCGCAAAACGTAAgtgcagaaaattaagtaacaTTTATGAAGTGTCAGTGCAGGGAAAAATAATAAGCGAGACAATGCGTCGCAAAAATTGTCCTAAAGAAGAGCGCGCTCAGTTGTGTCAGAAACtcttcaaattatttgaaggcAACTTCAACAAGTTGGTCTTCTCTCACGATATTTCTCGCGTGATTCAAATGCTGATCAGATTCAGCGACCCCCAGATGCTGGACTCCATTGCCGTCGAATTGAAACCCTCGTTCCTCAACATGCTGCAGTCAAAGTACGCGCGTAATTgcataaagaaatttttcaaatatggAACTGATAAAATACGCAGCGAAATATTCGCTGCCTGTCAGGGCCACGTTGTCCAGCTGCTGAGTCACTCCGTGGCATCACCAATCATGGACTacattttgtataaaaaaaataaacaagacAAGCACATGAGGTGTTGGGCCACTGAGCAAATCAGGAACACATTCAGACAAGAATTTTACGGCAACATGTACAAAGATTCAAAGGACGCAAATATTAAATCTTTAGCGGACGTCTTCGCCAAGGCGACAGATATGAAATCAGCGACACTGTCAGctgttaaaataaatctcaCTAAAGTATTGAACAAGAATCCGAACTCATTGCTGATACAATCAATACTCGCTGAGTATCTGTCACTATGTGAGCCAGAAGATCGCGGCGAGTTCATAGCGATgctcaaaaattcaattgtcGGGTTGACGGCAACTAAGGACGGAACTAAAGTCGCTATGGTCTGCATGTGGCACGGAACTGCTAAGGAACGTAAGTCAATGATGAAGGCAATTAAAGATCATGTAAAAGACATCGCTACCTCCGAGTACGGTTACTTGTTCATACTTTCAATGCTAGACTCTGTTGACGACACAGTTttagtcaagaaaatatttattcctgAATTTTTGACCAACTTGCAGGAAATAGTAGCAAGTGAACATGGAAAGAAGGTCGTGCTGTACTTGGTAGCACGTAGAGACACCCATCACTTCCACCCGAATTTGGTAAATCTGCTGAGCGAGGGCGATAATAATTTGACAAGTAAAAAACCAGCTGACATAAGAGCTAAAGAATTACTTGAAGCTGTAATTGATCCTATGTTGGAGTCAATTGCTGGTAATGTTACCAGCTGGTTGGCTGATGGTCCAGCCATGTTGGTAACTCAGGCTGTCTTGAAAGCTGGACGCGGAGAAAAATTAATCGACGCTTTCAATGCAATCGCCGCGTTCTTAATAAACGAGGAATCGGTTCTTCAGCACGAGGGCACTGATATCAAAGCTATTGAGCACCCGGGCTTGCACCAGGTGCTAAAGAAACTCATTGTGGCCGACAAACTGCTGATTGAAAAGTCCGAAACAACTTTTGGTGATTTACTGATACAGAAacttgatgaaaaaataataaagcagTGGATCGATTTAAATCGCGCCTGTTTCCTGATTGTTTTTCTCCTGGAAAATGAGCGTGAGTCAGTTGTCAATGAGCtcaagataaaattaaaatctcttGTGccttcattaaaaaataaaaaccaccaAGGCGCTGATgttttgcttaaaaaaatgaaaaataaataa